GGTGCCGCCGAGACCGCAATAGCCGGCGGGGTTCTTCGCCAGATATTGCTGATGATAGTCCTCGGCGAAATAGAACGCGCCGGCAGGCGCGATCTCGGTGGTGATGGCGCCGAGACCTTTGGCCTTGAGCGCCTTCTGATAGAGCGCCTTCGATTCGTCGGCGGCCGTCTTCTGCGCATCGGAGGAAGTATAGATCGCACTCCGATATTGTGTGCCGACATCGTTGCCCTGGCGCATGCCCTGTGTCGGGTTGTGGTTCTCCCAGAACGTCTTCAGCAGCTTCCCGTAAGAGATCTTCTTGGGATCGAACACGACCAATACCACTTCGGTGTGGCCGGTGCGACCCGAGCAGGTCTCTTCATAGGTCGGGTTCGGCGTGTGACCGCCGGCATAGCCGACGGCAGTGGTGTAGATGCCCTCGCCAAGCTCCCAGAATTTCCGCTCGGCGCCCCAGAAGCAACCGAGCCCGAACACGGCCTGCTCGAGACCGTCGGGATAAGGCGGCTTCAACCTGCTGCCGTTGACGAAATGGATGCTCGCGGTGGGAATGGCTTGCGCACGGCCGGGCAGCGCGTCGGCTGCATCAGGCAATGCGGTGGACTTGCGCATGAACAGCATGATGGGATCTCCGAGAAACGAGCTGGCGCGCGCCTGAACCAGGTGCTCAGGCGGCGGGCTCGCGATCGAGTGGGAATATAGGTCTCTACGCAAGGAGCGGCAGGCTTGTTACGCCACCGCTCGTTCCGAGCTCAATCCCGGCGGGAATTGAAAGCTCAATCCCGGCGAGAATTGTATCAATCCCGGGAATAGCCGATCAGCGGCTTGCGCGGGCGGAACAGGATCATCAGCAAAATGCCGAGCAGGCCGAGCACGGCGAACACCGGCTGGTCCAGCACCAGGCGGATCACCGAGGTCCAGAGCCAGGGCGCCTTGGCCTCGACCCAGGCCCGGAAAGCGGACTGGCTGGCCTGGTTGATGTCGTTCCAGAACTGGCCGAACCGGGTGAACCGCAGGGTCTGGTCGGCCACCCAGCGGGCACCGTCATAGACCATGAAGAAGAACCCGCCGGCCAGCAGCAGCAAGCCAATCAGTCGGAAAAAGCCGCGGATCATACCCCACCCAATTTGGTCACCCGATCGGACGACCCCGATAAACGCCGTCTGCCAATAGCCAAGAGACGGCAGAAATTCAACCTCATCAGGGCGTTACAGTCCCTCCCGGCGCGCCCCTGGGTCGGCTTTTCCAGCCCCGAAAGCGTTGACGGTGCCGAAGACCCCCTCTATAAGGGCGCCAACTGGCGGCGGGCGCAATCCTGCCGCCGCTGTTCTTTGAGCAGTTGCAGGCTCTTTTGGGGCCTCAGAGATGGCCGCAAGGCTCATCGCTCATGTTCCGGGAACGGCCCAGCAACCGAACACCCTAAATCCGAGCGTCGATTCCGCGGTCAAGCTGCCGGCGCTATCAGACCAAGACGCGACCGGACCCCGCAAAGGACATTGAGACCATGGCCAACACTACCTCCGCCAAGAAAGCGACGCGCAAGATCGCCCGCCGTACCGCCGTCAACAAGTCGCGCCGCA
This genomic interval from Bradyrhizobium guangzhouense contains the following:
- the msrA gene encoding peptide-methionine (S)-S-oxide reductase MsrA; translated protein: MLFMRKSTALPDAADALPGRAQAIPTASIHFVNGSRLKPPYPDGLEQAVFGLGCFWGAERKFWELGEGIYTTAVGYAGGHTPNPTYEETCSGRTGHTEVVLVVFDPKKISYGKLLKTFWENHNPTQGMRQGNDVGTQYRSAIYTSSDAQKTAADESKALYQKALKAKGLGAITTEIAPAGAFYFAEDYHQQYLAKNPAGYCGLGGTGVACPVGVGVSV